Proteins encoded by one window of Alphaproteobacteria bacterium:
- a CDS encoding HigA family addiction module antitoxin has product MENDYIIDQRPKRPPTHPGSILQGDVLPALEISVTTAAKQLHISRQSLHKIMAEKASVTPEMALRLAKFCGNTPTFWLRMQQQWDLWHAEEQIREELRDIPSHGALFHC; this is encoded by the coding sequence ATGGAAAACGACTATATCATCGACCAACGACCAAAACGCCCCCCCACTCATCCTGGTTCCATTTTACAGGGGGATGTTTTACCAGCCTTGGAAATTTCAGTCACTACCGCCGCAAAGCAACTTCATATCTCTCGACAATCTCTCCATAAAATTATGGCAGAAAAAGCCTCTGTTACCCCTGAAATGGCCTTAAGGTTGGCGAAGTTTTGTGGGAATACACCTACCTTTTGGCTAAGAATGCAACAACAATGGGATCTTTGGCATGCCGAAGAACAAATCAGAGAAGAACTACGCGATATCCCAAGCCACGGGGCCCTGTTCCATTGTTAA
- the fliG gene encoding flagellar motor switch protein FliG translates to MAKLQKKEPSPEKKGSFSGTERAAIIVLSLSHERASALFKLMSTEEIRQISQAMITLGKVKGGNVEEVYLGFIEEMPSADTLIGSLENTEKLLLESLGQEKADMIMDEVRGPSGRTLWDKLANVNEEVLANYLKGEYPQTVAVILSKIKPTNAAKVLDLLPEELSCEVCYRLLKMGTVHKEFLKELEEVLQQDFMQNLVRSSGRNNYESVAEIFNHLDRGTEKRLLEGIEKLDLGASEHIKALLFTFDDVMKLDSVAVRVLLSNVDKRKLAIAMKGLVENQRELFYRNMSERARKLLADDISQMGPVRVRDVEEAQSYIVMITKDLAANETIMLIDPRDSKTKLIG, encoded by the coding sequence ATGGCAAAACTACAAAAAAAAGAGCCCTCACCAGAAAAAAAAGGAAGCTTTAGTGGCACAGAAAGGGCAGCCATTATTGTGCTGTCCTTGTCGCACGAGAGAGCCTCTGCGCTTTTCAAGCTTATGTCCACAGAAGAGATCCGGCAAATCTCCCAAGCCATGATTACACTTGGAAAGGTAAAGGGCGGCAATGTAGAGGAGGTTTATCTTGGGTTCATCGAAGAAATGCCAAGCGCCGATACATTGATTGGATCGCTCGAGAACACAGAAAAGCTTTTGCTTGAATCGTTAGGCCAAGAAAAAGCCGATATGATTATGGACGAAGTCCGCGGGCCATCGGGTCGAACTTTGTGGGACAAGCTGGCGAACGTGAACGAAGAGGTTTTGGCAAACTATTTAAAGGGCGAATACCCGCAAACGGTTGCTGTTATACTGTCAAAAATAAAGCCAACCAATGCGGCAAAAGTATTAGATTTGCTTCCGGAAGAATTATCATGCGAGGTTTGTTATCGTTTGCTTAAAATGGGAACGGTCCACAAGGAATTTCTAAAGGAGCTGGAGGAAGTTCTCCAGCAAGATTTCATGCAAAACCTTGTTCGTTCATCCGGGCGAAACAATTATGAATCTGTAGCTGAAATATTTAACCATCTGGATCGTGGAACAGAAAAACGATTACTTGAGGGCATAGAAAAACTAGACCTAGGCGCATCAGAACATATCAAAGCCCTCCTGTTTACATTTGATGATGTAATGAAGCTTGATAGCGTCGCGGTTCGTGTCTTACTTAGTAATGTGGACAAGAGGAAGCTGGCCATAGCCATGAAAGGCCTTGTGGAAAATCAGCGAGAATTATTTTATCGAAATATGTCAGAACGTGCCCGAAAATTGCTTGCCGATGATATCAGTCAAATGGGCCCTGTCCGTGTTCGCGATGTCGAGGAGGCGCAAAGTTACATCGTGATGATTACCAAAGATTTGGCAGCCAACGAAACCATTATGTTGATTGATCCGCGCGATAGCAAAACTAAATTAATTGGATAA
- a CDS encoding type II toxin-antitoxin system RelE/ParE family toxin codes for MIKSFKHKDLRGLFLTGHSSKVAPALQKRILRRLDSLDLAEETKDLDIPGFNFHGLMGNPKRYSIHVNGPWCLTFEWHEKNIYAVDMEQYH; via the coding sequence ATGATCAAAAGTTTCAAGCATAAAGATTTAAGAGGGCTGTTTTTAACAGGACATTCCTCTAAGGTGGCGCCAGCCTTACAAAAAAGAATCCTGAGAAGACTTGACTCTTTGGATTTAGCAGAGGAGACAAAGGACCTCGATATCCCCGGATTTAATTTTCACGGGTTAATGGGTAATCCAAAACGGTACAGCATACACGTTAATGGGCCCTGGTGCTTAACATTTGAATGGCACGAAAAGAATATATACGCTGTTGATATGGAACAATATCATTAA
- the fliF gene encoding flagellar basal-body MS-ring/collar protein FliF: protein MENLTQILKNLGGTKLAIIAGTIFASLMFFVYLMVRASSIEMSPLFTQLESSDGARILERLKALGVPTEVRNEDNQILVPSDQVARLRMELAQDGLPAGGSIGYELFDKNDLLGSTSAILDINHARALEGEISKSIRTIQGVQSARVHLAIPKRELFAQEKQTAAASIVLKMRGTARLSATQVQSIQHLVASAVPNLTLDKISIVDDRGNLLARGVDVSGAGDGFGVQQDIRQGYEDKLVRTVESLLEKAIGPGKARAEISADMDFDKVTSTSVEFNPDGQVARSSTTTEDGSNSNETPSQDTVSLQNALPENAAAGAGSQNRNQTNRSEENITYEISSTTKTHVKETGGIKRLSVAVLVDGNYSKDEKGKSSYSPRSNEEIEQLTTLIKTAVGFKEDRGDTVKIVNIRFVEPEEERLLEESKWYRGLNVSHIAVWAIVGSLALALLFGVIRPVLLNLSNQHTLVAAGPAGALHYFDENPTQDSLQTYPTPVKKETRPGVDVQEIDDRVKASITKKIGEIIDNHPEETVAIFRSWMNSDT from the coding sequence TGGTACAATTTTTGCATCCTTGATGTTCTTTGTTTATTTGATGGTTAGGGCGTCATCCATTGAAATGTCACCCTTGTTTACCCAATTGGAATCGTCCGATGGCGCGCGTATCTTGGAACGACTTAAAGCCCTTGGTGTCCCAACAGAGGTTAGAAACGAAGACAATCAAATATTGGTGCCATCCGATCAGGTGGCCCGATTGCGCATGGAATTAGCCCAGGATGGATTACCAGCCGGTGGATCCATTGGATATGAATTGTTTGACAAAAATGATTTATTAGGTAGCACATCGGCCATTTTGGACATCAATCATGCCAGGGCCTTGGAGGGCGAAATCTCTAAATCCATTCGAACAATACAAGGCGTTCAATCAGCCCGGGTCCATTTGGCCATCCCCAAACGTGAATTATTCGCCCAAGAAAAACAAACGGCTGCCGCATCCATTGTATTGAAAATGCGGGGAACAGCGCGCCTTTCAGCAACGCAGGTACAATCGATTCAGCATCTTGTGGCCTCTGCAGTTCCAAATTTAACCCTGGACAAAATTTCAATTGTTGATGATCGTGGGAATCTTTTGGCCCGCGGTGTCGATGTTAGCGGCGCCGGCGATGGGTTTGGCGTTCAACAAGATATTCGACAGGGGTACGAAGACAAACTTGTGCGAACGGTAGAATCGTTATTGGAAAAAGCCATTGGCCCCGGAAAGGCACGGGCTGAAATTAGCGCCGATATGGATTTTGACAAGGTCACCTCAACAAGTGTTGAATTTAATCCAGACGGGCAAGTCGCACGATCATCCACCACAACAGAGGATGGCAGCAACAGTAATGAAACACCTTCACAGGATACGGTATCGTTACAAAATGCTTTGCCTGAGAATGCGGCGGCGGGGGCCGGATCCCAGAATCGCAATCAAACAAATCGATCAGAAGAAAATATTACCTATGAAATATCAAGCACAACCAAAACGCACGTCAAAGAAACGGGCGGCATAAAACGGCTTTCCGTTGCGGTTCTTGTGGATGGAAATTACAGTAAGGATGAAAAAGGGAAATCCAGCTATAGCCCAAGATCCAATGAGGAAATAGAACAACTAACCACCCTGATCAAAACAGCCGTTGGCTTTAAAGAAGATCGCGGTGATACGGTTAAGATCGTTAATATTCGCTTTGTAGAGCCAGAGGAGGAACGGTTGCTAGAGGAATCAAAATGGTACAGGGGGCTCAATGTTTCGCATATTGCCGTTTGGGCCATTGTTGGATCCTTGGCATTGGCCCTTTTGTTCGGCGTTATTCGCCCCGTACTATTGAATTTATCCAATCAACATACCCTTGTTGCTGCAGGACCCGCGGGCGCGCTTCATTATTTTGATGAAAACCCAACACAAGATTCCTTACAAACCTATCCAACCCCTGTCAAAAAAGAAACCCGTCCTGGGGTTGATGTGCAAGAAATAGACGATCGTGTCAAAGCATCGATAACGAAAAAAATTGGTGAAATTATTGATAACCATCCAGAAGAAACCGTTGCAATTTTTCGGAGCTGGATGAATTCCGATACATAA
- the fliN gene encoding flagellar motor switch protein FliN: MDDQELTTPDNAEETPEQKSGEDISGINFAADFPLTKGHTPEALEAIYDVQIQISAVLGKATMPVKQLLKLSRGAVIELDRHVGEAIDIYVNNRLVARGEVVVVNEKLGVTLTEIIKSDHS, encoded by the coding sequence ATGGACGATCAAGAATTAACGACTCCTGATAATGCCGAAGAAACCCCAGAACAAAAGTCTGGGGAAGACATTTCAGGTATTAATTTTGCGGCTGATTTTCCCCTAACCAAGGGGCACACACCAGAAGCATTAGAGGCCATTTATGATGTTCAAATTCAGATCTCTGCCGTATTAGGAAAAGCAACAATGCCGGTGAAACAGTTGTTGAAACTTAGCCGAGGGGCCGTTATCGAATTGGATCGTCATGTTGGCGAAGCCATCGATATTTATGTGAATAACCGTCTTGTCGCGCGCGGGGAAGTTGTCGTGGTGAATGAAAAGCTTGGCGTTACATTGACCGAAATTATCAAGTCAGATCACAGTTAA
- a CDS encoding sigma-54 dependent transcriptional regulator, whose product MRVLIVGSLEGHVTTAAKIALNKGAKVTQTLTVLEALETLRSGKGSDLILIDLKLGVEQLVKSLEKERIFVPVVACGISCDAKEAAGAIRAGAKEYLSLPPDPELIAAVIGAFAQPESAVICHDPKMANLLRLADKVAPSEANILITGESGTGKEVMATYIHNKSRRADKPFVSLNCAAIPDNLLESELFGHEKGAFTGAVARRIGKFEEADGGTLLLDEISEMHPRLQAKLLRAIQEKIIDRVGGTQPIKVNIRIIATSNRDLLQAAKRGDFREDLYFRLNVINVHLPSLAERPSDIIPLAQYFCKKYSEFNNVPVLTLSDPAMAALQKNPWQGNVRELENTIHRAVLLCSSGVIEVEDLFGLSVAENEQNDATPPVPANPFVGRSMSDVEKELILGTLDHCYGNRTHAATILGISIRTLRNKLKEYVGLDVAV is encoded by the coding sequence ATGCGCGTACTGATTGTGGGATCCCTTGAGGGGCATGTAACAACGGCTGCGAAAATTGCCCTGAATAAGGGTGCCAAGGTTACTCAAACGTTAACGGTTCTAGAAGCCCTTGAAACACTTCGATCCGGAAAAGGTTCCGACCTTATCTTGATCGATTTGAAACTGGGAGTGGAACAGCTTGTTAAAAGCCTTGAAAAAGAACGGATTTTCGTGCCCGTCGTTGCCTGTGGAATTTCCTGTGACGCTAAAGAAGCAGCCGGAGCCATCAGAGCAGGCGCAAAAGAATATTTATCCCTGCCACCGGATCCCGAATTAATTGCCGCCGTGATTGGCGCGTTTGCCCAACCTGAGTCGGCCGTCATTTGTCACGACCCCAAGATGGCGAATTTGCTGCGTCTGGCGGATAAGGTTGCCCCAAGCGAAGCAAACATACTGATCACAGGCGAATCCGGAACCGGCAAAGAAGTCATGGCGACATATATCCACAATAAATCCAGACGTGCCGATAAACCATTTGTGTCCCTTAACTGTGCTGCTATCCCCGATAATTTATTGGAATCAGAGCTTTTCGGTCATGAAAAGGGCGCTTTCACCGGGGCCGTTGCGCGGCGCATTGGTAAATTTGAAGAAGCCGATGGCGGGACATTATTGCTGGATGAAATCAGTGAAATGCACCCAAGGTTGCAGGCCAAGCTTTTACGGGCCATTCAAGAAAAAATTATCGACAGGGTCGGCGGAACACAACCGATCAAGGTGAATATCAGAATCATTGCAACATCCAACCGTGACTTATTGCAAGCAGCAAAAAGGGGGGATTTTCGCGAAGATCTTTATTTCCGACTGAATGTCATTAATGTACATTTGCCGTCGCTGGCCGAACGACCATCGGATATTATTCCCCTGGCCCAATACTTTTGTAAAAAATATTCTGAATTTAACAATGTGCCCGTTCTGACTTTGTCTGATCCAGCGATGGCCGCATTGCAGAAAAACCCATGGCAAGGCAACGTCAGGGAATTGGAAAACACGATCCATCGCGCCGTTTTATTATGTTCGTCAGGCGTGATCGAGGTGGAGGATTTGTTTGGATTATCAGTGGCAGAAAATGAGCAGAACGATGCTACCCCACCTGTGCCAGCCAATCCATTTGTAGGACGATCCATGTCTGATGTCGAAAAAGAACTGATCCTAGGGACCCTTGATCACTGTTATGGCAATCGCACCCATGCCGCCACAATCCTGGGGATTTCCATTCGGACACTGCGAAACAAACTAAAGGAGTATGTCGGCTTGGATGTAGCGGTATAG
- a CDS encoding FliH/SctL family protein, translating to MTYTKFIFPELDSMPIFLSDIPIELVEIEEPDQTEDAKTYTEEELNAHTENAYNKGLSRGMEEGFIQGELQAISNKHRQEHDLLINLHDGLRILTENQQSQDAKLIEKVLGLSRAIYKKIFSAVATDHHLKELEDKIQSILSTVIGEQKLSITINPCHGDDIVAHLKDTFAKSDVIIDFGFETAIKPNACEIAWKGGGATWNQEIIIDQIEEVLAKYTF from the coding sequence ATGACTTACACAAAATTTATATTTCCAGAACTTGATAGTATGCCCATTTTCTTGAGTGATATCCCAATAGAACTTGTCGAGATAGAGGAGCCAGATCAAACAGAAGACGCCAAAACCTATACCGAAGAAGAGCTGAATGCCCACACAGAAAATGCGTATAATAAAGGTCTTTCTCGGGGAATGGAGGAAGGCTTTATCCAAGGGGAGCTTCAGGCAATATCCAATAAACACCGCCAAGAACATGATTTGTTGATCAATCTCCATGACGGCCTCAGAATACTTACCGAAAATCAACAATCACAAGATGCAAAATTAATTGAAAAGGTTCTTGGGCTTTCGCGCGCTATTTATAAAAAGATTTTTTCAGCCGTGGCTACTGATCATCACCTAAAAGAATTAGAAGACAAAATCCAATCCATTTTATCCACAGTCATTGGTGAGCAAAAATTATCAATAACGATCAATCCATGTCATGGTGATGATATCGTTGCTCATTTAAAAGATACGTTCGCAAAAAGCGATGTTATCATTGATTTTGGGTTCGAGACCGCCATCAAGCCCAATGCCTGCGAAATTGCGTGGAAAGGCGGAGGTGCAACATGGAACCAGGAAATCATTATAGATCAAATAGAAGAAGTATTAGCCAAATATACGTTCTAG
- the flhA gene encoding flagellar biosynthesis protein FlhA, producing MFAMALVMIMVILILPMPRIIMDMSLAISLTFSVLILMTALFIEKPLEFSSFPTVLLVSTMLRLSLNVASTRLILSNGHEGPQAAGKVIEAFGHFAMGGNFVIGLIVFAILVIVNFVVITKGSGRIAEVSARFSLDAMPGKQMAIDADLSAGIIEEKEAKRRRKELEQESNFFGSMDGAAKFVRGDAIAGLLITFINIISGVIIGVLQNDMDFLDASRTYTVLTVGDGLVSQIPALIVSTAAGMLVSKSGVEGTADKALFSQLSAYPTAVGMSSFLMGTLSLLPGIPMMPFLTLAILTGGGAWYLMQQKDQAAQDIVDDQAAEQKAQDQATAALPPVEVGAAPIDALRIELGYGLLSLLNHERGQRLTEQVKNLRQQLITEIGLMIPSVRLQDNLQLPPNQYVIRIKELEAGKGELRPGQLLVMDPQAQPIQLSGESVLEPSFGLPAMWISELLRSQAELFKYTIIEPSSVLTTHLSEIIKDNISELLTYADVQKLLDGVSDPYKKLLNDIVPGQITVGNIQRILQNLISERVSIRDLPTILEGISEASTFSRNISTITEHVRLRLMRQITFANTDDNGVLIVTSLSPTWEQTFSDTLVGDSDNKQLAMSPSQIQDFIARVRQVYDKMSTLGESPVLVTSAHVRPFVRSILERARPATIILSQNEVHPRAKIKSLGQV from the coding sequence ATGTTCGCCATGGCATTGGTCATGATCATGGTGATTTTGATCCTGCCAATGCCACGTATCATTATGGATATGTCGCTGGCGATATCATTGACCTTTTCTGTTCTTATTTTAATGACGGCTTTGTTCATCGAAAAGCCACTTGAATTCAGTTCGTTTCCAACGGTCTTGCTTGTTTCCACGATGTTGCGTCTGTCGCTAAACGTTGCCTCCACCCGTCTGATCCTGTCCAATGGTCACGAGGGGCCCCAAGCCGCCGGCAAGGTTATCGAAGCATTCGGCCACTTTGCAATGGGAGGAAATTTCGTCATCGGGCTAATTGTTTTTGCGATTTTGGTCATTGTGAACTTTGTGGTCATCACAAAGGGGTCCGGACGTATCGCCGAAGTTTCAGCCCGTTTTAGTTTGGATGCGATGCCCGGTAAACAAATGGCCATTGATGCCGATTTATCAGCTGGAATCATCGAAGAAAAAGAAGCCAAACGCCGCCGCAAAGAATTGGAACAAGAAAGCAATTTCTTTGGATCCATGGATGGTGCGGCAAAATTCGTTCGGGGAGATGCTATCGCGGGTCTTTTAATCACCTTTATCAACATCATTAGTGGTGTCATTATCGGCGTTTTGCAAAATGATATGGATTTTTTGGATGCGTCGCGAACCTATACGGTCCTGACGGTCGGTGATGGATTGGTATCCCAAATCCCGGCCCTCATTGTATCGACGGCAGCCGGTATGTTGGTATCGAAATCGGGCGTAGAAGGAACGGCAGACAAAGCCCTTTTCAGTCAGCTGAGCGCCTATCCAACAGCGGTGGGGATGAGCTCATTTCTAATGGGGACGCTGTCGTTGCTTCCCGGCATTCCCATGATGCCATTTTTAACGCTGGCGATCCTTACGGGGGGCGGGGCTTGGTATTTAATGCAACAAAAAGATCAGGCAGCCCAAGATATTGTTGACGACCAAGCGGCCGAACAAAAAGCCCAAGACCAGGCAACCGCGGCCCTTCCACCTGTTGAGGTTGGCGCTGCCCCGATTGATGCGCTGCGCATTGAATTGGGATATGGTCTGCTGTCTTTGTTGAACCACGAACGGGGGCAACGCCTGACGGAACAGGTGAAAAATCTCCGGCAACAACTGATCACGGAAATTGGATTGATGATCCCGTCTGTGCGCTTGCAGGATAATCTTCAGCTTCCGCCCAATCAGTACGTTATTCGTATCAAAGAACTGGAGGCCGGCAAAGGCGAGCTTCGGCCCGGACAGCTGTTGGTTATGGATCCCCAGGCGCAGCCCATTCAATTATCGGGTGAATCTGTGCTGGAGCCCAGTTTTGGTTTGCCAGCCATGTGGATTTCAGAACTGCTCCGGTCCCAAGCTGAATTATTCAAATACACAATCATTGAACCGTCATCCGTTCTGACAACGCATTTATCGGAAATCATTAAAGATAATATTTCAGAATTACTAACCTATGCTGATGTGCAAAAACTGCTGGATGGTGTGTCGGATCCGTATAAAAAGCTCCTCAATGACATTGTCCCGGGGCAAATCACCGTCGGTAACATCCAGCGAATTTTACAAAATCTGATCAGTGAACGTGTTTCCATTCGCGATTTACCCACAATTTTGGAGGGCATTTCAGAAGCCAGCACCTTTTCAAGAAATATCTCGACCATCACGGAACATGTTCGGTTACGGTTGATGCGGCAAATCACGTTCGCGAACACAGATGACAACGGCGTGTTGATCGTAACGTCATTATCGCCCACGTGGGAACAAACATTTAGCGATACCTTGGTTGGTGATTCCGATAATAAACAATTGGCCATGTCCCCCAGTCAGATCCAGGACTTCATCGCCCGCGTTCGACAAGTGTATGACAAAATGTCCACCTTGGGGGAATCTCCCGTTTTGGTCACCAGTGCCCATGTTCGCCCCTTTGTTCGATCGATATTGGAACGCGCACGCCCTGCCACCATTATTCTGTCGCAAAACGAGGTCCACCCCAGGGCAAAGATTAAAAGCCTGGGGCAGGTTTAG